The genomic window ctccctctcctcctccctcctcctccctctcctcctcctcctcctcctcctccctctcctcctcctcttccctcctcctcctcctcctccccctcctccccctcctccccctcctccacctcctcctcctccctctcctcctccctcctcctccccctcctccccctcctcctcctcttccccctccctctcctcctcctcctcctccctctcctcctccctccctcctcctccctctcctcctccctcctcctcctcctcacccacacacaggtcTCCATCCCCAGAGAAGCCCTCTCGGCAGATGCAGGTggcacttcctgtctgcacCAGGCAGCGAGCGTTCACATCACAGCGCAGCGACGAGCAGTCATCTTGGTCTGCagccacagcaacaacaactgatcaagcttctttttctttttatccAGAGTAAAATACAAATGGTGCATGTAGTAGGTACAGCACATAACTAACGACTCAAAGTGTATGGTTGTAACCGTATTTCAGGGTTATGGTTATTTAGCACCAAGGAACCATCTGTATTTTAACCAGACAACATCATATGATCTATCTACAGTACGATCCATGGTGTGATCCATCTATAGTGTGATCCATCTATAGTGTGATCATGGTGCCTACCTGAGACCATCTTCTCTGTGAAGAGCGCCGGCTCCCTGCTGTGCTCCAGGGGGGCGTCGGCCTCTTCTCCGTCCGAGGAGAGCCCAGGCAGGGGCATGCTCTCATCGTTCAGAGTCTTGTTCTTCAAAGAGAATGGATCTACAGACTCTCCCCAATCTCCAGACTCTGTCAAACCACAAAACAAAGCAAGAACAGTGATCTCTTTGGTCGTGTCGGGAGGCAGACAGGTGACTGTACACAATATGAATTGAATGTAAGCATTGGAAGCATGGAACATGAAAATCCAAAATGTGATGGGTTGATTTGATGTTTTGGTGTGTGCCCACCTGCTGGTCTGCTGGATGTGCTGAGGGGTACACAGCTGTCACCCTGGGAGGGCTGGTAGTGGGGGAAGCAGGAGCACACAGGGCGCCCCAGtctgctctcacacacctgGGAACAGCCCCCGTTCAGGTGGAGGCACATGTCCGCTCCTGAAGGAGATCAAATCACATTTTGTTCACACACAGCCCTTCTGACGGGCCCattgaactgcacctaaaccaaccaaggagagagagatcatgccaccaaatacagattaaaactaaagtcaCGAGCCTGGCTTGAAGATGTaatcccttccttccctctccttctctctcttcctacctgGCCTGGCCATGGGATGAACCACCACAATGGACGCCGGTTGAACCACGTTGCCGTGGATACGCTCCAGTTTCTCTCCGCTGCGTTTGTCGAAGCTCCCCAGCGAGCGGCGCTCCCGGTCGGAGACCCACACACGGTCCTCAAACACCGCCAGGTCAAAAGGTCGCCCTGGACCATTcagaaaacacaacacaaaacaccaGGGTTTAGAGCATCTGGGTAGACAATAACGTatgggtgtgtacgtgggtgtgtgcatgtatgtgtctataggtgtgtgtatgtgtgtacatgtgtgtaaatatgtgtgtacatgtgtgtgtatgtgtgtacatgcgtatgtatgtgtgtacatgtgtgcacatgtgtgtgttcaacagAAACCTCACCTACTTCGTTCTCTGTCAGCAGCCGTCTCTCCGAGCCGTCCAGGTTGGCGCTCTCCAGCGCCCCGGTGCTGCTGTCGCTCCAGAACACGCGCTCCTGGAGGAAGTCCAGCGCCAGACCGCAGGGCATCGCCAGCCCGCTGTCAGCCACCACCCAGCGCTCGCGCCCGTCCAGCGCCGCACTCAACACCGCCGGACGCCGGCCCATGTCCGTCCAGAACAACTTCCTCCaaagggaaaacagaaataatgACTTGCGAGGAACAGCTGGAgtttggtgtggtgtggtgcggtggggtggggtgtggtgtggtggggtgtgtgatCTCATTCAGGAGTAGTAAAAATAGTTTCTGAAAGCCAGTGAAGTTTTAAAATAGACACTTTGAAATAGTGTATCATTTAAGTGTTTGGTATTCCTTTGCCCTGAGGTGTGTAAGATGTTGCATGCACTAGAATTATATTTTACTTTGCAAGAGGGTGAATAGCGATTCCTCTTGGAGCGTGGATCCCTTTCCTTATCACTGTTTCTCTGTCCAGCCCGTTCAAAGTGCTGCTCTCGATAGTAGAGAGTCTGAAAGAAAACGTTTCAGAAAGGAAGGTTTTTGAGAGGACAAGAAGACTCAATATCCCCCAATTTCAGTTCAACAGTGGTCAGTAAAATAGACGTCCACAGACTGGCGTCCCGGCCCCACCCCCGGTCGGTCCAGTACAGCCTGCGGTGGACCCAGTCCACAGCCAGCCCTTCTGGGGAGTCCAGACCCTCCCTCACCACAACCTCTCTGGACCCCCCTGCCAAATCCACCCGCTCAATCTTCCTCAGAGTCGTACTGGCAAAGTAcacctgggaacacacacagaagcacagtcACAGACGTGTTCAGTATGCACGCAGACCTGCCcacaacacaggcagacagaatgCTGTTACAGGACACGACCAATAGGCGGCAGTAAACCTGAATCCTGTATTGGTCCAGTCCCATAGCGACAGAGTTTCTGTATTTTAACACAGCACGGACTCTCGTCCAATCCCGTACTTTGTTTTGGACGGGATCATAATCCAAGGCGATCACGTTTCCCTGAGGTTCGTCCAGGAGTCTGTGGTCACCTGACCCATCAAGATTCACTCTCCTGACATCCACCGTGTTGGCAAACAGCAGGTAAGGAGCTGGTCCTGCAGGGAGTGAACAGGGGGGCATCGATACAGAAGGTTTGGCTGAAAACGTCCGCCGGTGATGATGTGGCTTTGCACGGTTTCACCTAACCCACCTGTGGCCAAGCAACGCCTGCCGTCCTGGTGGAGCCGGTAGcctggcacacactcacactcccagtggcccagggtggtgggggagcaCAGCTGACTGCAGCCACCTCTGTCTGCTGAGGAGCACCCTGGGGACACAAAGAGACactcagagagacggagagagacagggagatagacagggagagagacagggagagagacagggagagagacagggaggagacagggagagagacagggagagagacagggagagagacacggagagagacagggagagagacagggagagagacagggaggagacagggagagagacagggagagagacagggagagagacagggagagagacagggagagagacacggagagagacagggagagacagggagagagacacggagagagacaaggagagagacagggagagagacagggagagacagggagagagacagggagagcgacagggagagagacatggagagagacagggagagagacagggagagacagggagagagacagggagagagacatggagagagggtgacacccagagACAGGGTGACACAGAGGCAGGCCTGGAAAGGTTTCTTTGTTTGACATTGTTTCATAAGTTGTGTAGTTAGAGGTAAACACTGAAATACTCGTTCCTCAACTGTTCCTCAACTGATTtctgtttgtatttatttttcggTGTATTTCTATAAATATATAGTTATACGTTACAGAATTCACTTACAATTCTCATAttattaaatacataaatacatggTGTTTGTACCCGAGCAGGACAGGCCATCCGGCAGGAGAGTGGACCCCTCGGAGCACACGCAAACAGGCCCATTCTCTGAGTTCACACAGCCCCTGTCACACTGGGTCATGTTCCCCTCGCATGGGAAGGTCTCTGTTGAGGCAAAAATAAAACAGTCTCCAACACTCAAACACGCGCTGTATGTCTCTTCAGCAAAACAGGCGGAGAAATGAAGGAAATGAAGAGTTATTTGGATACAAGAGAAGGTTTGGATATAAAGAAATGTTGCTCACGCACCTACACTTTATTGTTTTGCATAAGATGGTCAAAGACACTCAAATGTGCATTAATCATTTTACCGAGGCTCGGGAGAAAACCACACCTCAACTCTCATCTGCCAGCATCAGCCAATCACACAATTGATTTATCATTAGCCAATCACGCCACAAACCTGAGACCCAGTCTATGATCTATGATCATATTAGCATGTTTCTGCTCTTgcatcctccccacctccttcttTATCTCCAACCAACACACCTAGAGGCCATCTGCTGGGGGTGGGTAGAGCTCAATGGTTAGAGCAGGCTGCAGGTTCAAAACCCCCCTGctctaaatgtaaacattacaTCTGCTGCACCCTGGGAAGCCCATCTGAGTACCAGTGACTATTACAGCACACTTATTCTTTATTTTATACCTTCGTTATTTTGTTGATCAATGCAATGTCATTCCGCCATGTAAAACTACCAACCATATTGAGTTGTCAGTGCTGTCTTTGAACATCTTGGAACAAAGTCCTGTCAAAGATGTCGGTAGATTACGAGCCATATTTAGAACCACCTTCCACTACCATGTCATGTAAGGAACCTAAAGCCTTCTGATGTTATCACCGTGAAAATATTCAGAGACTATTTTTGGCTGCAAAACCACTTTTCCGGACAGAGCGAGGCTTTGACAAAGGCAGATGATTGGTGGACAACAATCTGCTTAACCCCTGCCTCTGTGTAATCCCTTTATAAAATCAGCTCTAATCCAAACAGGTGAAAGTGTGACGACATGAGAATGTCCCAACTTGTGATGTAACTGCCCAGGAGCataatgtactgtactctactgtactctactctatcGTACTCTACCATACTCTAtcgtactctactgtactgtaacacACTAACACTTAATACTCTCGTGAACAACCAGGTCTTCCTTGGGTTGATGACAAAGACAGGTGTCAGCATGAGGTTCGCTCATGCATGAACAAAGATGGCTGCTTTCTTTAGCAGGACATGATACATAATGCTCGTTTTACAGTAGATCTTACATTGTTATCTTTAGattatataaaaatgtattattatttctcAGACCTTAAAGTAAACGTAACTGATTCATGCCTTCCAACCGCCATACACATGACACATAACAAATTATCCATTTCATTTACATCCATCTCTAATTCAAGTTCTTTCTCAAGAAACAACAACACAGGAACCATAAGAAGGGATCAGTGTCATCCTTTTCATTGTCTTCCTAGACTGTAATCTTCTACACCTTGCCAAATGTTGTCTTCTAACCAGCTTAGCAGGACATGAATGCTGACTAAATATGTCCCCTATTTACAACGGCGACTcatcgccaaatctgactgtgTCCAGCTCAGTCCATCTCATCCGACAGAACAGGCACAGTGGCTTCCATAACGACATCAGATCCGTTGTCGGTTAAAAGATTCCCGAAGTCCACCCGAGTCATAGAAAGACAGGAGGTGTTCATACAGCAACAGCGGTCCCAACCTCAAGCAAAACACGTCATATTATGCCATCAGTGTGGATCTAGGGAGAGGGTAGGtttcatgttttgtgtgtgtatgttactaCAGAGTCTCATTATTTACTGAAGATCTCCTGGAAGGTTTAACGTACACATATTCTTCCTGAGGTGATTCTCCCAGACCCTGACACCTCAGGAAGGACCTCTGGTTTGACCTTGGTAACCTTGGTAACCCAACAGGACCTTTGCACCAGTCTGTCTGGTCTCCTTGACCCACTAGATTTATTATCCATGTCGAAGGGACTGCACCCCTTTGAAACCGAGTCACTCAAAATAACGGTTAAAATACCTCCCCCAACCCAAACATCTGAAGTGTTGATGTCTCCCGTCCGAGAGAATGTAAAAATAGCCGTAATCTAACGCCGACAAACGTAGTCTAACGATTAAGACCAAACAAATACCATCGTGTTTTGAAAGATTTGTTCAATTCAACCATCCACGCAACACAACAAAACGTTTTTCCTCCATCATGACTTTACTAGAAACCCAATTGAAGCCACTGAACAGTCTTACCTTGGCAGGTTCTCCGATCAGGCAGCAGAGCATATCCTTGGGGGCACGAGCAAAAGTAGGAACCTGGAACGTTCTCACACCCCAAGGAGCAACCATGGCTCCACAAGGCGCACTCATTAATATCTACACGGGCAAAATATGAAAAGGTGTTGACATATGCACTTGGGTTTTTATGTAGTTTACTGTATAGTACAGTATTTATATGGAAAATTCATTTCTTGAAATATTACATTTGACGTAATGAGGATTTGGCCAACATTTTTGTAGGTAAATTGTAGACTAGGTGGCTATGGTACTTCACCTTCACAGTGATTTCCATGCTTGCTGAGGGCAAAGCCCTCGCTGCACTGACAAAGACCCTGTTCAGTTGGGTTGGAGCACACGTTTACACAAGGCCCTGCGTGTCCATCACAGCCTGCATGCACAGATGAACGTTAATACATGAAATATACTATGGGAAACTTCTTCAACTCTGTGCGGGTGTTTAAAATGAGCAATGGTAACCTGGAGAGACAGGCACGGGGTCTTCTATTGGCTGGTTGAGGGGATGTACCACCTTTACATCTATGGGGGGGTGCGCCATCCGCTTCCGGTTAATGTTTTTCGCCGCTCCCCCTGTGTACTTGTTGACTTGTTTTATAGTCCGCGATGCGGCATCAGTGTAATAGACTTGCTCCATGAATACAAATATCCCCAGAGATTGAGACCTGGCGGAAAACACAACTGATCTGATGAACTTTACGTTTCAATTCTCCAGGGTATGCATGCGCCTTGTTAGATATAGGCCTAACAAATCCCACGCCACTAGAATGACCTTTGTTGTCCTATCATACAATAATTGTATCACACATGATAGCTGTCTACGTTCCTGATATTTTCATGCTAAACGTACCGGAGAGGCTGACTGATGGTGTTGATGACATTTCCGTTGTAGTCACAGGAACCAATGGCACTTCCTCCTTCAGAACCGAACTGGACCCAGAACAGTCTCTTGTCTGTTCGGTCGATAGACAGTGCCCTGAGTTTCTCAGCCATCTTTAAAACTGTAGTGGTCATCTCTCCTGCCATGTTTGACCGCTGGATACTGGGTGTGATGCCGTCAGACAACCAAAACAGAAACCTTGGGAAAAGAGGAAATGTGATGGGATTGGGTTATGATAAATAGGGCCTACCTTTGAAAGAAATGAGTCTTTTAAGCAAGATGAACACATATCTTTTAAGACTTCTT from Osmerus mordax isolate fOsmMor3 chromosome 12, fOsmMor3.pri, whole genome shotgun sequence includes these protein-coding regions:
- the egf gene encoding pro-epidermal growth factor — translated: MDLDGGNRKRLVAGVGNSILLDFNYKEGRVYWADRTTGVVYKAAMDGAQRQKLYSSEKGLSGLAVDWIQNVVFWSSEEKGTIKRMEANEKNERTVLRYLSQPCCIAIDPSDRFLFWLSDGITPSIQRSNMAGEMTTTVLKMAEKLRALSIDRTDKRLFWVQFGSEGGSAIGSCDYNGNVINTISQPLRSQSLGIFVFMEQVYYTDAASRTIKQVNKYTGGAAKNINRKRMAHPPIDVKVVHPLNQPIEDPVPVSPGCDGHAGPCVNVCSNPTEQGLCQCSEGFALSKHGNHCEDINECALWSHGCSLGCENVPGSYFCSCPQGYALLPDRRTCQETFPCEGNMTQCDRGCVNSENGPVCVCSEGSTLLPDGLSCSGCSSADRGGCSQLCSPTTLGHWECECVPGYRLHQDGRRCLATGPAPYLLFANTVDVRRVNLDGSGDHRLLDEPQGNVIALDYDPVQNKVYFASTTLRKIERVDLAGGSREVVVREGLDSPEGLAVDWVHRRLYWTDRGLSTIESSTLNGLDRETVIRKGIHAPRGIAIHPLAKKLFWTDMGRRPAVLSAALDGRERWVVADSGLAMPCGLALDFLQERVFWSDSSTGALESANLDGSERRLLTENEVGRPFDLAVFEDRVWVSDRERRSLGSFDKRSGEKLERIHGNVVQPASIVVVHPMARPGADMCLHLNGGCSQVCESRLGRPVCSCFPHYQPSQGDSCVPLSTSSRPAESGDWGESVDPFSLKNKTLNDESMPLPGLSSDGEEADAPLEHSREPALFTEKMVSDQDDCSSLRCDVNARCLVQTGSATCICREGFSGDGDLCVDVDECEVGVSQCSVQSSECVNTAGGYYCQCRPGFTGDGHHCTDVDECSLGSHRCDEKAECVNSLGKYLCRCQAGYSGHTCQETQTKAVLVTTRSPVDPTTRVQQSVEGCPSSHDSYCLYEGTCFYFPEMQSYACNCVSGYMGERCQFSDLQWWDLQQAEQEKRRNVAIAACMAGLITLLSIAACITYCYGSRSLFREHPSVDDMSVSSSTDETTPNTTSPPRFYVVLDAAEGQLLHARGCPVRAVCLSCTPDTAAPPPPPAVSTQHSDQRRNSAATELKGQLPY